The Caballeronia sp. NK8 DNA window GCTCAAAACCCTGTATGCGTGCCGCTGCGGTTCCCACGCCTGTCGAGGGACGATGCTGGCCGGGTCCTGAACCGCCGACCGAATGGTGTCCACGCACCACCGACTATCGCATCCCGACTACGGACCTGCTCGCGACCGCGACGACTTCGACGCACTGAAATGCTGCCGGAACGTGACTGTCATGCCCTCATCAAAATGGACCTTCGCTTCACGCTTCCGACGCAACGCATTTGGATGGCGATCCTCGCTGCCCATCCAACGCCTGAAGGAAGCGGTATCTGAGATTCGTTCGGCCGCCCGCGCCGATGGTGCGCTTGGTGCGGAAGGGGCCGTTCTTCTTCTTGAAAGACTATCGCCCGCACTTGAGCAAGTCGACAGTTCTTCGGGCGCACTGGGCAGCGCGGTCAATCGTGCTATCGAGGCGCTCGTGCCAATCATCGCAGCCGCCGACGTTGAGCCCGCAGCACGGGAGCGCTGGCTGGAAAGGCTTTTCGAGGCGTTGCAGGACGATCAGATGCCCTACATCGAGAGCCTCGGCGAACATTGGGGAAGCTTGTGCGTCACGCCCGAGTTGGCAACTCCATGGGCGGATCGGCTGTTGCCGCTCGTCACGCATGTGCTGGAGGCGGAAGGATTCAACTGCTTCGTCGGCGTGGTGCCGTGCTTGAGTGCGCTCTACGCAGCCGGCCGCTTCGAGGAGATCGTTGAGCTTGTGCGGCGCGATCGCCTAAGTTCCTGGTGGTATCGGCGTTGGGCCGTCGACGCGCTGGTCTGCCTCGGACGTCCGGGCGAAGCACGTCGCCTTGCTGAAGCGAGCCGAGGGCTGAATGCGCCCGAATCCGCAATCGCGCGCACCTGCGAGACGATCCTCCTCGAGTCCGGCATGACCGAGGAAGCGTACGAGCGCTATGCGCTTGCCGCCAATCGTGCAGGCACGTACCTCGCAACTTTCCGCGCGATCACCAAGAAATATCCCGGGAAAGCCCCGGCAACGATCTTGTCGGACCTGGTTCGAAGCGAGCCTGGGTCCGAAGGCAAATGGTTTGCCGCCGCCAAAGACGCCGGGCTGTTCGATCAGGCCATTGCGCTGTCCAGACAGAGCCCGATCGATCCTAAGACGCTCATACGCGCCGCGCGAGATTTCGAGACGAAGCAGTCCCCATTCGCGATGGACTGTGCGCTGTGCGCATTGCAATGGATGGAGGCCGGCTACGGCTATGAGGTGTCGATGAGTGACGTCAACGATGCCTATGATGCCCTCATCGCAGCGGCGAGTGCGAGTCAGGTCTCGAAGGCAGCGGTGGACGATTGCGTGCGACGCCTGATTCGCGATGCGGACTCGCTGGTTGGGCGAGCGTTGCACACGCGCATGGAGGCCGAGCGGCGCTAGACAAGAAGGGAATAGGTTTCTGCTGACGTAGCGCGTCGGCGCCGCTTGCGCATTCGCGGGAGCCCGGCAAGAACCTACCTCTAGCCAAAGTCCAATACACGGCTGCGCATGCTTTCTTGACTTCTCGTGAGCCTCGATACGCTGGTCTCAACGGATCAGGAGACGCACAGCGTATGAAGTCAATCGTAGCAAAGCGAAATCATCAAGTGCCGGATACTTCAGCGGACGTGCCGAAGCGGACGTCCCTGGAAGCGGATCGTGAACTCGCGCATATACAGAAAGTGGTGAAGGCAGTACGGGCAACATCCGTTCCGTTGCCGATAAGCGTTTGCTACTGGAGAGCGCGCCTGCACGAGCTTCGCTTCGCCTATGCGTTACTTCCCGTTCAAGTTGCCCGGCTGTCTGCGCTTGAGATTGACGTCGAGAATATCGCACAAGGACAGGCGGACGTCGGCGCGGGCGACGGACGGCCGCGTGGCGTAGTGAGTGAGGCCGGCAAGCGGTCTGTGGACCGATGCGGTTCTTACGCGTCGACCCGACAACTCGGCATTCGCGCACGAAAGCCCCGCGCGCAGCGCGAATTCGATCGTCCTGGCGCCCTGTGTTCATAGGTCGTGACGTTGCCGCTAGAGCAGAACCGCCTGTTGTAATAACTCCAACGCCTTCAATTCATCCAAGCGACCGGTGCGTGCCTTGCCGGCGAGCGTCTTCAGGAGCGCCTCTGCGATAGGTGAGATCCATCGAGACCGTCCAAGTTGGTCGCGGAAGTGGGGGAGGACGGCGTGTCAGCGGGGCGGGTGACATTTGCAACCGCAGCTGCGACGCCACCGGTGCGGAAACGGCTGCTGGCGTGTTGCTTTCGATGCGTTGCACGGGACCGTCGCGGCGCGTTGCGACTGCACTGCTGAGGTTCTCGTGGTGAGGGCTCGCAACGTGGTCGCCGTCGCCTGCCGCTATTCGGCTGGCAATGGCTCAATGTGCGCGTTGCTCGGGGCGCTAGGCAGCGCTCGTTCTATCTCGCTGTGTCCGGCGCGCCGCGACTTCTGTGTCCTCAGACGCCGCCACAGCGGTGGGCGGCCGGGTGCTTTGGCCAAGTGTGCGCACGCGTTGATGTGGGGCGCGAGCAGCTGCGCAACTTGACTCGGAATGTCGGGCTTCAGCGCGGGGTGTGTCTAGCCACCCCGCAGGCAGACCTAGCCCCGCGGTGAAGCGCTCGGCTTCAGAGTCATCCATGCGCTTTTTACCGTGGAGTCGGTGCGCCATATTCGATCCGCTCAGACCCAAGACTGCGCCGAGCTTGACCTTCGAACCGTTGCGTGTGGTGAGAACGTGAAGGTGGCCTGCCTGATTGCGCTCTTACGTCACACCGCCGTTTGGACGCGCCTGTTTCCGCCCGGCCGCTTGATGCGATTGGTGCGGTGGGGGCGAATCTCCTGCTCTTGCAGCCCAACCGCTTGCCTGCGCAGACGCCTTTTTGGCACGGGTCTTGGTCGCACCCGACGCTTCTTTCGAACTCTTAGACGCATGGTCGTATCCTTGGACAAACTGCTGACAAGCAGCGATGTCTCCTGCGCACTTGGAAGAAGGGGTGCGTGCTCGATGCCACCTCCATCGACGGTCTCGTCCGCATGGACGAACTCGAGCGGCGCTTTTAGGCGCGCAATCGTCTCCGCGAAAGGACCGATGAAGTGGCGAAAAAGCCAGAAGGCAGCCCAAGCGTCGTTTCCATATGGAAGGCGGTCTCGGGCGTGAATCGCTCTCCGCGCATCAGTTCGGCGATCCTGATCATGCTTGAGTCGAGCCCCAGCGCGATATTCTCCGCGCCGACCGCATCGACGAGGAATCTCAAGGAACGAGTCTTAATAATCGACGCAGGCGTCGCTGCGCCATTGGTCTCTCTTGAAGGAGGTTGGCCCGGCGCTGGGCGCTTCTGATTCGTCAGGTGATGAGGTGGGCGCCGACTGTTTGACTTGCCCCGATATCCCGCATTCGGTCCGCGGGTTTGACTCATAGGAGAACTCCGGTGCAATGCTTGCAATTTCCACGTTCCATTATATCGGCCGTCGTTCGATCTGAGCGACTATCGCCACGCACGCGCAGTGTGTGGTGCTGGCGGGCGCTTTCGCGCGGCGTGGACCGATTGCGTTAGTGGCGCGCCGCGGTGGACATGAGCGGCGAGGCGCGCCCGCTAGCGGCGAACCGTTTGAGCCTGTGCCGTGCAGCAACATGAACATATCTTGGCGCGCTCGCTAGTTGACGGTCCGCCTGCTGCAACAACGCTTCGAACAACGGCAGATCCGCCGCCTCAAGGTTCCATCGTCGCTCTACCTCGGCGCGTTCCAGGCCGCGCTCGAGAGCCGCTTCAGCGCGTGCATAAATAATTACATCCGTGTCGCCATAACCCGCATCTTGCACAAAGAACGTGCCGTAAACGAGTTGGATAAGCTCGTTGAAAAGATAGGCCGATCCAGCGCCGACCCGACAGGCGGCGAACGTCAAGTGATTCGATAACGCGACGGTCTGCGCCGCCGACGGAGGCAGGGGCAGCAGCATCTCTTTGCTGAGCGGTTTGCGAGACAACGACCGAGCAGCTTGCGAGGAAGGGCGACGAGATGACATCGGGAAAGAAGGAACTGGGGGTGCCTGGAAAACGGATGCCGAAAAATCATAACAGGCTGGAAGGGTGCGTTATTGTGGCGCGTGCCTCGTTGGCGCACGGACAGCCCGACCATTTGTGCATCGGCGAACTTCGGGGCATCTGAATGACGCGTCGCTCTTCTTTTGGCAGTCGACAATCAGCGCAGCGTTTCGTCGAACGATTCATGGCAGCTTCTTCGACGCGGCGAAATCGATTAGCCTGTATCGTCTTCATGGACCTTCTTGAGCGCGACGACAATGCAGCAACTCGACATATTTGCCGACAGCCGGGACGTAGCGCTGCGCAATGATGTGGTGGAGCAGTTGCAGCTTCGCGACGCCGCCGCGGCGCGAACGGCACTCACAGTGCTCGCCGGCGAATACCCGAGCGACAGTGCCCTGCCTTCCATGACGGTGCTTGTCCAGCAACTTGAGAACGCATCAACGCTCGCCGTGACCGACCACGCTCAGTTGGCCGTGATCTGCCGTCACTTTGAGAATGAGGTGGCGCACGCTGCCCGACAAGTTTTGCCCGAGCGGTACGCCCAGTTGTGGATGACACAATGCTGGCGTGAACTCGCTCAGCGCGCCGCAGCGTTGAGGTACCGTGCCGGTGACCCCGACAGTCACGCCGCACCTCTGTGGCTTCGGGCAAGTGACTGGGCCGCTGCAAGCGATGCTATCGAATGATTGAGTCCTGGTGGCGCATTCCATCGCCGCTCGCGTGGATGACCGAGGCGCGCTATCGTTCCGCCGGAGTCGATGCTGCGTGGCCGCTAATTGCGGAGTTGGCGTGGGTGGCGCCGGCCCGGTTCACCGCGCTCATCGTCACCCTGCAGGACGCTTCGCTCAACGTGCTGCATCGACGCTTTGATGCAGATTTCCGAGGCACAGGCGAAATCGAAGATTACGCGTGGTTTCCAGCGTGGCTGCTGATCATCAAACCGGCAGTCACAGGCAGGCTCGGCGAGGCGCGCGTACAGCGCGATCTGCCGGCATCGCGTGCGACTGCCTTACTCGGAGAGATTCTGCGTCGAGAACGTGAAGGCGAACAGCACGAACTGATTGCCCTGCGTCAAGAGATCCGCCGCCTGCATTCGGGCCTTTTTGACATATACATGGCAACGCGGAACGTGCAGCACCGATGAGGCCACGTCGCGTACGTTGCCGGGCCTTGGACCACCGCGTCCCGAACGAAAACCGAATCACTGACTCGGAAAATCTTCGCTGCAGACTTTCGGCTGCGCGTGGAAAGGCGATGCGGACTGTGACGTTTGCACTTCCGGTAGACATTGGATCACCGATCGTGCAGGACGTCGCGCGCCTCCCGAGCGTGTCAATGGTTCCGGTGTCGCGCATGCCAGACGGATGCGACAACGTCGCATCGGAAATCAGCGAAGTTGTCACCGCTCAGTAGCGGTGACATAGGGTTATCCCGAATATAACAAGTATTTGTTGTTCAAAAGCTCATTAATTTTAAGCGGCCGCTTACCTATACTGAAGTCACTGAAACGCAAACAGGGCTGTTTGCGAAAACAAGATTCGGAGGTAAGCATCATGAGCTCGCAACTATCGTCGTCGCGCTGCACTCGCCATTCCGGCAGTTTCTTCGTTCGCTCAAGCCAACCGCTGACCCGCGCCGCAAATTAAGGCAGAACTGGTCCAACTCGAACGCGCTGGATATAACCCGAGCATGGATCGCGTGACCTATCCGGCCGAGATTCAAGCAGCCGAAGCGAAGGTCGCGGCGCAGAACGGGCAAACGAGCTACGGCGGCGTGGCTGACACTGGCGTCGGCTTTCGGGCGGCCCAGCTCACACCGGCAATACCATCGCTCCTGTCTATTTCGGCCACTAATCGACCGGCAGAGCCATGAGGGTCTTGCTCACTACAAGAGGAATGGCCGCTGCGGTGGTACCGCAGACGGCCAGTTTGCCTAATAGCACCTCCGCCACCGGCGTCGCCGATGGCTTGCCCAGCACTTAACTCGTCCTGGGCCTTTTCTCGTGGGTGTGTCTAGGGAAAAAGGATAGCGGCGATGTCTCTGGCGCTATGCAAGACGTGAATTACGTCGATACGCTCGGGTCGCCCAGTGACGCGATAGAAAATCTGGTAACTGCCGTGCACACGATGTCGCACGCCGCGATCTTCGTATCGAGGCACGAGCGGGTAGGCGAGGGGCATATCTGCAAGGCTCATGCACCTGTCACGCATCTCAAGAACGAAGCTCAAGGCGCGGCGTGGATTGTCGCGGGCGATGTAGTCGCCGATGGCCTCAAGCTCGGCTTCCGCAGCCGGTAAGATGCGAACAATCATGCCTTGCTGTCGATCATCGCCTGATACTTAGCCTCAAGCCGGTCGAACACTTGTTGGGCGGGTTTTCCTCGGCCAGCATCTGAATCAACGGTGCCGCGCTCGATCACGGCATCTAACGCGGCAAGCTGCGTCTCGCGATCCTGGATCAATCGCACGCCTTCGCGCAACACTTCGCTCTTTGAGCCGTACCGTCCCGTTTCGACCAGCTTCGTGATGTATCCCTCAAGCTGTTGTCCAAGGTCTGCACTGATCATGGTTGTGCTCTCCAGGCTAGTCATCCCACAGTATAACACTTATTAACTATTATCAAGCCTAGTCAGCGCCGTCTGCTGAAAGGACCGCTGGCAGACATCGGTGCACGAGGAGGCCGGTGTCAATGGTTTTCAAAAAAAGACCGCTGACGAGAAGTGGGACGATACGGTTGTAGAAGTCCATCGGCTCCGCGATCGCCCGCGAACCTGCACCTTGCAGGGCCTAGCGGAAAGCGTTCGTGCACTCCGTGCACGATGTTGGCATTGACGAGGCACGCAGCCGGATCGGTAAAGGCGGCGACAAGCTGCTGTCGGCGTTTGTCTCCACATGCCAGATCCGCGATCACGGGCAGCCCTGAAGCGCGGCGCGGCAACCATCACAAGGCACATTGCTTGCCGCTTTTGCGGCGATTCCCGGCCCGTCAACGAAGTCGGCGAAAAGAGGAGGGCCGCACTGCTCGCTAATCGGCCTTTGCGGACGCTCGCCGCTTATCCGCCGTGCGGCTGTAGCTCGCCGCATCGCCGTCATTCGCGACGCAATCCAGGATAGCGCCGGTTCTCGGACCGGCGACAAACCTGATGTATCAAGAAGGACGTTCACCATTCACAACAACGGCGACGAAGAGCGCAGTCGGCGGCAGGAATATGCCTGGAGTGAATCTAAAATGCCCCCATTGTCTGGTCTCTGAATGTCCGCGTAGCCGCGCCTGGCCTGCATGCTCGAGCACGCGACGTCGTCCGGCTCAATCGAGCCGTTTTACGGCCTTGCAGAAAACGAGGAATTCAGCTTGCTCAGCGCGGCGTAATGCGCTCAGCTGCTAAGCCCGCACATCGAGCGAATTAAACGGTACGCACTCGCCAGTCGGCCTTGCCATTACAGCAACGGCCGCTGAGAATCCATCGCACCCAGGGTCGTTGCCTCGCCGCCTTCTCACCTGGACGGATCTATCGTGCCTTCCTTGCCAGTGTACGGATTCACGTTCCCCTTTGACGACCAGTTATCGTATTTTGTCTCATTTGGGGTTAGTCTGGTGATGCCCAGCTACCATACGCTGCCGTTGCTACGCCCCCCTGTATACCCGCTAACGTAGTGCTCGCCCGTACCGCTCGAGTGATAACTGCTGTGTCCGCTAGAGAAGCCGCCGCCACGTGCGAAAGACGTCGCGGAGATCACACAAAGCGTACAAACTATCGTGGTTTTAATAATCATGTTGGTCCCCTCAAGGTCAGTCATTGTTCAGGTTGGTGCTAACCGCGATCAGCGAGCAAATACTATCGTCATGACGAGCGTTTGACCATCCTATAGTTGACACTTTCTAAATGATGAGTTGCGTGCCGTACATTCCCTTGATTTGCGCCGGGGGCGTTGACCAGCATTTACGGAGTCCGCCCTTACTAGCGGCGCCGCTCTCCATCGCCGCTTTTATCATTCCGCTCTCTTCGAGTTGGTGCAGTAGCAGCTCGCGTATTCGTAATGTCCGTTCCACGCCTATCACGCCGATCGTCGCTGAGAGCCTGATTGATAATTCTCGAGACAGAAAGCGAAGGCGTATGGCCTCAAGAATCGCCATCCGCCGCCGTTAAGCTGATCAACCAGATAAGAGGAACCTCCCCTTGAAGAACGCCGTGCTTCTCGCGCTCGTTGCATCGTTGTCGGGTTGCGCCAGCTGGTGCGACAACAGCGAAGACCGCGAGAAATGTCTAAATCGCGTCCACGTTGCACAGGCGGTAGGTGCTGTAGTCGCCGTCGTTGGCGTCGTTGCGCTCGCGGCCCGCAGTGGTGGTGGAGGCGGTACGACCGACAATTCATACAAAGGCAACTGCCAGTCACGACTGGCAAATCGCGGCAGATGGCTCGCGCTGCGGACTGAGATCCGCGGAATCACGTCCCGGTGGCTTCTAAACTCGGCTGCTTCGAAGCGGATAATGCTTTTACCGCGTTGAGTGCATGGGACAATGCTAATGGAAAACGGCCTTCGACTAGCTCATTTCCGGAGTGCTTTCCAGCCGCGTCAATCTTGATGCGGTATCGCTTAAGCGCCGGAAGCGAATCAACAGGAAACTCGACGTGGCAGTGGCTGCACGCGCCGAGCTTTTGAATCTCTAACTTGTTCGACGTGAACTGTTTCCCTGAAAAAATGCCTCGCTTCATTTTGAAAACACTAGCTTTTTCGGTCCTTGCAATCAGCATGCTGACTACGGGCACTGCGAACGCTAACGACAGCCCCGAGCTTTTTCATTGTTTCCCGTCTGCATTGTTTGGGAAACCACGAAGTAAAAACTCGGGGGTTCGTGATGTGACGATTCAACGCGCCAAGCGCGACACGGGCGTCCGATACATGACTGCCAGTAACCGAGAGCACTCCGCTGCCGTCTAGTAACGGCAGCGATATCAGCCCAGAGTTACTGGATCTGCCTCTCGATGGTCCAGACCTATCCCCGCTGGAAGATAGGGACTAGGTATTGCAGTGGTTGGTGGAAGAGCGACAGTGGCGAAACCTTGTTGAGCTGCATTCGATCAGATTCCTAGCTCTTGTTGTTGATTGCTACACCGACAGCCGCGGCGTCGTTCACCTACGGCTTTGGATTTACTTCTTCTGATTCCAATGGATGCCTGGGATCGGTTGGGGCCATCGGTTTAACCTATTTTAGCGGGAGGGCGTGCGCGGCGGTGGGCGGCGGATCTACGAGGGCTGTGCGCAGTTTCCGCGAGAAGCCTCCGCTGTTCGAAGAGAGCGGAGGTTGGGTTTCCCGCCTAGACGCCTTGAGCGCAGCGTCGGAGCTACGGAGGGAAGCGCATCCCTTGGGAGTCAACTCGGGGAAATGGCCGCTCTGTGGCCAAGCAAGCGCTCGCACAGGGTCGACGCGTGCCGTCCGTCGGGCAGTACGCGGGCTAGAAGCGGCCACGCGACGGACACTCGAGTCGTTGACAATTGACGATAGGGCGCCCGTGATGCGAAGAGCGCATGAAGCAGAAGCATAATCGGTGGCAGCTGGATACCTTGACGATGAAAAGCGCCACCCTCAAACCTTATCGAAAATGGGCTTGAGAATGCTGCGTGAGTCTTCGGTCGACCTCACAAGGCGACACGCGACTACGGTCCCGTCGGGAAGCTTTACGTCCGCTTGGCCGAGTGACTTCAGGCGTTGGCGTTCCTGCAAAAGCCAGCTTTCAGGCCATACGTTCGCGCTCGCGTCCTTGCCTGGAACAAGGCCCAGAGCTCTCAGCGCAGCGTGTAGCGAGTTGTGAGCGGATCGCCTTCGCTTGCCGTTGACGCTCAGGACGATGCACAAATGTTTGATATCTTTCGATGCGTACTCCGAGCCGACTTGCGATGCTTCCGGCAACGCGAGTGCCGCGTCGATGCGTGATTCGCGTGTTGCATTTTCTGATGCCTTCATGATGATCCTCTTTCCGCTTCGCCTTTTCCTTTGGACCGCCGATTATGCGCCCACTCTGTACCGAAGAGCTGTGATTGTCGACGACGCATTCGTCCTCGAAAGAGCTGGAGGCCCCCTTCCGGTTCGTCAAGACTTGTGCGCCGGTTTCGGAAGTCGACGTTTACTGCGCCGCATCGCGAATGACAGCAAAGCTGCGCGCTGCAGCCGCACGCAGGAAGAACGGCGAGCGTCGGCTATGGCCGAAACGTCGGCGCCCGCCGTCGCTGCAGAGCACGAAAGTGGCGTCCGTTCGCGTGACCAAACTCGTTGTCGCTTGAACAGATGCTATGACCCGAGACCAGCCCGCGAGTATCGAAAGCCCGAACGACCGCTGACGAAACATCGATGGATAAAAAGGGACAAGTCTTAGGATGGCCGTGAGTTCGCGCAGCGCTGCAGCGCTGCGAGTAAGGGTTCTCGGATTAACGGCGTCTAGTCGCTCGGGCGGAAAGAGGGGGCACTGCGTGCTCGGAAAGACTTAGAAGCAGGGGTTTGCCCAGCGCTCAGCAAGGCGCGAGCAGCCGCGATACGCGACCGAAACAACCTGCACCGTCCGGTGCCAGCGCCGGTGCGGGTTGACCCAGGAAAACGGATGGCGCGGCGGCTTACCCAGGATGATCTCCTCGGGTCGGTGTGGAGCGGTTTGAACCAGCAGCAGTCGACGCGGGCAGGTCAACACTCTGAGACTGATGAAGACATCTCTGCCCCTGCGGGCAACACCTGGCCAGAGGCGAAGGGCACGCACTCGCGAAGCACCTGCAGCGCAGAAGGCGGGAGGTGGCCGGTGCCTTGCGAAGCCATGCGGCAGGTAGGATAAGATTTCCTGCCGGTCTCGTTCCGCCTCATCCAAAAACGACAAATTATGAGCAAATACGCCCCGCTCGGTGTTTACCTTCAGCAGGCGACCGCCAGCGATCTCACGCTGACCTTCGACCAAGTCGAGCAGATCATCGGAACCAATCTGCCGCCATCCGCTTCAAAGCACGACGAATGGTGGCAAAACTCAACGCCTGGAAGCGACTCACACGTGCAGGCGCTCGCGTGGATGACCACAGGTTGGCGCAAGTTGCGCGTCGATCGGTCCGCGCGTTATGTGACCTTTGCTCGCGCCGGGAGCAATCCCGACGCAGAAGCTCTGGAGAACCTGGCGCCGCGACGCAAGGAGGTGATCTACGACATCCTGCAGCGGGCGAGTATTTCGGTCGAAAGATGGCATTGGACAAAGGACCAAATCGAGGTTGAGGACTTCCGCTCGAACCCGCAGTTCTGCTACAACTGGTCGTTTGGC harbors:
- a CDS encoding type II toxin-antitoxin system RelE/ParE family toxin yields the protein MIVRILPAAEAELEAIGDYIARDNPRRALSFVLEMRDRCMSLADMPLAYPLVPRYEDRGVRHRVHGSYQIFYRVTGRPERIDVIHVLHSARDIAAILFP
- a CDS encoding type II toxin-antitoxin system ParD family antitoxin; translated protein: MISADLGQQLEGYITKLVETGRYGSKSEVLREGVRLIQDRETQLAALDAVIERGTVDSDAGRGKPAQQVFDRLEAKYQAMIDSKA